In Bacillota bacterium, the sequence CCTGAAAAGTAAAGTAATTCGATTTTCATTTTATCCTCCTCTGTTAACCGATATGTCTGCTACTTAGATTGGCTTACATCCTGGTGCACGAGCTAATATGGCTGGCATTATCTGTAACCACCGAGCGGCTAAGTTCCATAATCGTGCGGATTCGCTCATCAGTTATTTTGTAATAGACGTATTTTCCTTCCTGCTGCGAGCTAACGTAGCCACACCACTTAAGGCAGGCAAGTTGATTGGAGACGAGGCTTTGCGATACACCAAGTGTTTCCACCAACTCACTTACGTTTTTTGAGCCGCCAAGCAGCACCTCAACGATTCTATATCGCGTTGGATTAGCTAGCCCCTGAAAGAATTTCGCATAGAGCGTTGATTGAAGCTCTTGCGCACTCTTTTCTACCATTTTAGTCATTGTGCCACCTTGTATTAACGTATTTTAATATGTTGATTCTTATTATATAAGAATCTGCCCTGTTTTCAAGAACATGTTTTAAGAGTCCATAGGCTTACCCGCAGCACGCTTCAAAATGCCCCTTATCATGTGAGACAGCAGCACCAGCGACCGCTTCAGAAAACGTGGGGTGGATGTAGATGGTGTCAGCGATATCATCTATCGTAAGATTACCTTTCATGGCAATAGCAACCTCTAAAATAAGCTCTGCCGCACTGTGGCCGATTATGTGTCCTCCGATTATTTGACCGTTGCTGTTGTCCACGATGAGCTTTGCAAAGCCTTCGGTTTCACCGTTTACAATG encodes:
- a CDS encoding metalloregulator ArsR/SmtB family transcription factor, with translation MTKMVEKSAQELQSTLYAKFFQGLANPTRYRIVEVLLGGSKNVSELVETLGVSQSLVSNQLACLKWCGYVSSQQEGKYVYYKITDERIRTIMELSRSVVTDNASHISSCTRM